The proteins below come from a single Salvelinus fontinalis isolate EN_2023a chromosome 1, ASM2944872v1, whole genome shotgun sequence genomic window:
- the si:ch211-221j21.3 gene encoding uncharacterized protein si:ch211-221j21.3 has product MEYMTPLQKKRRHEGDLQNWKDCQAKRLCNGVGVCIQVEHGGMVTDSAMDTWDASMQQQGVPNSNSGVSINHPASNMVYAVQGSQRCNRCLAGEPGHINHIMGY; this is encoded by the exons ATGGAATATATGACACCCCTCCAGAAGAAGAGACGCCACGAAGGGGACCTTCAAAACTGGAAAGATTGCCAAGCG AAACGACTGTGCAACGGAGTGGGAGTCTGCATCCAGGTTGAACATGGCGGGATGGTGACTGACAGTGCCATGGATACATGGGATGCCAGCATGCAACAGCAGGGTGTCCCAAACAGCAACAGCGGTGTCAGCATCAACCACCCAGcttctaacatg GTCTATGCAGTCCAAGGCAGCCAACGTTGTAATCGGTGCCTGGCAGGGGAGCCT GGGCACATTAACCACATCATGGGGTATTGA
- the ebf3a gene encoding transcription factor COE3a gives MFGIQENIGLPRGGTTMKEEPLGSGMNSVRSWMHTSGVVDANTAAQSGVGLARAHYEKQPPSNLRKSNFFHFVLALYDRQGQPVEIERTAYVDFVEKDKEPNNEKTNNGIHYKLQLLYSNGVRTEQDLFVRLIDSMTKQAIIYEGQDKNPEMCRVLLTHEIMCSRCCDKKSCGNRNETPSDPVIIDR, from the exons ATGTTTGGAATTCAGGAAAATATAGGCTTACCTAGAGGAGGGACGACTATGAAAGAGGAACCGCTGGGCAGCGGGATGAACTCGGTCCGCTCGTGGATGCACACATCTGGGGTAGTGGATGCGAACACAGCCGCCCAAAG CGGTGTGGGTTTGGCTCGGGCACACTACGAGAAGCAACCGCCGTCCAACCTCAGAAAATCCAACTTTTTCCACTTCGTTCTCGCGCTGTATGACAGGCAAGGGCAGCCCGTGGAGATCGAACGGACAGCTTATGTGGACTTTGTGGAGAAGGACAAA GAACCAAACAATGAAAAAACTAACAATGGGATACACTACAAACTACAGTTATTGTACAGCAACG GtgtcagaacagaacaggatcttTTCGTACGATTAATCGATTCCATGACAAAACAG GCTATTATCTATGAAGGCCAAGACAAAAACCCAGAGATGTGCCGAGTGCTTCTCACACACGAAATCATGTGCAG TCGGTGTTGTGATAAGAAGAGTTGTGGCAACAGGAACGAGACTCCTTCAGACCCCGTTATCATCGACAGGTAA